In Ruania zhangjianzhongii, the following proteins share a genomic window:
- a CDS encoding maleate cis-trans isomerase family protein, whose product MNTTPTVGFIYPDHAAEDDYPLAAGWLDAHFPVAHIYGTDLHAVPELLDLGSPGRLAEGARLLAPQHPQAVVWACTSGSFVYGPDGAEEQVDQLAQITGVPTSSTSRAYLAALAALGLTRVAVAASYPDDVARLFADYLASAGVEVVSFSSAGIDTAAEVGNLSADEVTALAIGNDHADAQALLIPDTAMRTLAVLPELERRLGQPVLTANQVTIWEGLRLAGAPRYSARLGALFAAGRVDAGR is encoded by the coding sequence ATGAACACGACTCCGACTGTCGGGTTCATCTATCCCGACCACGCCGCTGAGGACGACTATCCACTGGCCGCCGGCTGGCTCGACGCCCACTTCCCGGTGGCGCACATCTACGGCACTGACCTGCACGCAGTGCCCGAGCTGCTCGATCTGGGCAGCCCGGGCCGGCTGGCCGAAGGCGCACGGCTGCTGGCACCGCAGCATCCGCAGGCGGTGGTGTGGGCGTGCACCTCCGGCAGCTTCGTCTACGGACCGGACGGTGCCGAGGAGCAGGTGGACCAGCTGGCGCAGATCACCGGTGTCCCCACCTCCAGTACCAGCCGCGCCTACCTGGCGGCGTTGGCTGCGCTCGGACTCACCCGGGTCGCGGTCGCCGCCAGCTACCCCGACGACGTCGCCCGCCTGTTCGCGGACTACCTCGCCTCCGCGGGGGTCGAGGTGGTCTCCTTCTCCAGCGCCGGGATCGACACCGCCGCCGAGGTGGGGAACCTCTCCGCGGACGAGGTCACCGCGCTCGCGATCGGAAACGACCATGCCGACGCCCAGGCACTGCTCATTCCGGACACCGCGATGCGCACCCTCGCCGTGCTGCCGGAGCTGGAACGCCGGCTCGGTCAACCGGTGCTGACCGCGAACCAGGTCACCATCTGGGAGGGCCTGCGCCTTGCCGGGGCGCCCCGGTACAGTGCCCGGCTCGGAGCACTGTTCGCAGCGGGGAGGGTCGATGCCGGTCGGTGA
- a CDS encoding maleate cis-trans isomerase family protein gives MEVSDAEFEGPLAQRGIGIIAPFDLALERELWRWAPMEVSLHLARTPYEPVPVSLEMAELVSATDHLQTATRDVLGVEPEVVAFLCSSGSFVHGVAYEEALCAAIESAGAPSGLTTSGALAEAVRTLGLSSISVVTPYDEPLTRRLEEFLGELDVTVVRSQYLGLGGGIWKVNYRTVADLVMAADDPAAEAIFVSCTNLPTYDIIAPLERNLGKPVLTANQLTIWACLGRMGLPMVGPGDSLRGVFQEDADVPPSPEIGAPPDVLEEGVS, from the coding sequence GTGGAAGTGAGCGACGCGGAGTTCGAGGGCCCACTGGCCCAACGCGGTATCGGCATCATCGCGCCTTTCGACCTGGCACTGGAGCGCGAGCTGTGGCGCTGGGCACCGATGGAGGTGAGCCTGCACCTGGCCCGTACCCCGTACGAACCGGTGCCGGTCAGCCTGGAGATGGCCGAGCTGGTCTCCGCCACCGACCACCTGCAGACCGCTACCCGGGATGTACTCGGGGTGGAGCCGGAGGTAGTCGCGTTCCTGTGCAGCTCTGGCAGCTTCGTGCACGGCGTCGCGTACGAGGAGGCTCTCTGTGCGGCGATCGAGTCGGCCGGCGCACCCTCCGGCCTGACCACGTCCGGCGCCTTGGCCGAGGCGGTCCGCACGCTGGGACTGAGCTCGATCTCGGTGGTCACCCCCTACGACGAGCCGCTCACCCGGCGGCTGGAGGAGTTCCTCGGCGAGCTGGACGTGACCGTGGTGCGCTCGCAGTATCTCGGACTGGGTGGCGGGATCTGGAAGGTGAACTACCGTACGGTGGCCGACCTGGTGATGGCTGCCGACGACCCGGCCGCGGAGGCCATCTTCGTCTCCTGCACGAATCTGCCCACGTACGACATCATCGCCCCGCTGGAGCGCAACCTGGGCAAACCGGTGCTGACCGCGAACCAGCTCACCATCTGGGCCTGCCTGGGCCGGATGGGGCTGCCGATGGTCGGTCCCGGCGACTCATTGCGCGGGGTGTTTCAGGAGGACGCCGACGTGCCGCCTTCGCCCGAGATCGGGGCACCGCCAGACGTACTCGAGGAAGGAGTGTCATGA
- a CDS encoding D-2-hydroxyacid dehydrogenase, producing the protein MRDRPVVVLHDGEVPSPETMAPLQQLTQVQYTDEAGLAEALPGAEVLFAYHFTSKALPGAWHAADTLRWLHVAAAGVDPFMTEDVLASDVVVTNSRGVFDEAIAEYVLGQVLAFAKDLPGSWRRQQEQHWEHRESERVAGTRALVVGTGPIGRTIARLLRAAGLQVRGSGRRAREDDPDFTTVCAQEDLPRELARADWVVLAAPLTDATRGMIDTDALAAMRPGARLINVGRGELVRTDDLVSALRDEVIAGAALDVMDPEPLPAAHPLWQLPTALITPHNSGDFVGWRRALVELFAENLARWQAGEQLENIVDKTMGYVPGS; encoded by the coding sequence ATGCGAGATCGGCCCGTTGTCGTGCTGCACGACGGCGAGGTGCCCAGCCCCGAGACGATGGCACCTCTCCAGCAGCTCACCCAGGTGCAGTACACCGATGAGGCGGGCCTCGCCGAGGCCTTGCCCGGCGCCGAGGTGTTGTTCGCGTACCACTTCACCTCGAAGGCGCTACCGGGGGCCTGGCACGCAGCCGATACGCTGCGCTGGCTGCATGTGGCGGCCGCCGGTGTAGACCCGTTCATGACCGAGGACGTGCTCGCCTCCGACGTCGTGGTGACCAACAGCCGGGGCGTGTTCGACGAGGCGATCGCCGAGTACGTGCTCGGCCAGGTGCTCGCGTTCGCCAAGGACCTGCCCGGCTCCTGGCGGCGGCAGCAGGAACAGCACTGGGAACACCGGGAGTCCGAGCGGGTCGCCGGCACCCGCGCGCTGGTGGTCGGCACCGGTCCGATCGGGCGGACGATCGCACGGTTGCTGCGCGCGGCCGGACTGCAGGTGCGAGGCTCCGGGCGCCGCGCCCGCGAGGACGATCCGGACTTCACCACGGTGTGCGCCCAGGAGGACCTGCCCCGTGAGCTCGCTCGAGCGGACTGGGTGGTGCTCGCGGCACCGCTGACCGACGCCACCCGGGGAATGATCGACACCGACGCGCTGGCCGCGATGCGCCCTGGTGCCCGGCTGATCAACGTCGGCCGCGGCGAGCTGGTCCGCACCGACGACCTGGTCAGTGCACTGCGCGATGAGGTGATCGCCGGTGCAGCCCTGGACGTGATGGATCCGGAGCCGTTGCCGGCCGCGCACCCGCTGTGGCAGCTGCCCACGGCGCTGATCACCCCGCACAACTCCGGGGACTTCGTCGGCTGGCGCCGTGCGCTGGTCGAGCTGTTCGCCGAGAACCTCGCCCGCTGGCAGGCGGGGGAACAGCTGGAGAACATCGTGGACAAGACCATGGGATACGTACCAGGGAGCTGA